Proteins from one Rosa chinensis cultivar Old Blush chromosome 7, RchiOBHm-V2, whole genome shotgun sequence genomic window:
- the LOC112175532 gene encoding protein PHOSPHATE-INDUCED 1 — protein sequence MAAFASSYLFLQLVLLISLFYFGSAARSLAETFDQTQQPILFQYHNGPLLTGKISINLIWYGKFKPLQRSIVSDFITSLSTSSQSTNQPSVATWWKSIEKYYHHSNAKKTSSLYLSLGNQILDESYSMGKSLSVGKHIKQLAAKGDQSNAINVVLTSSDVLIDGFCSSRCGTHGSSKSSFISGKSSKFAYIWVGNSETQCPGQCAWPFHQPIYGPQSPPLVAPNNDVGLDGMIINLASLLAGTVTNPFGNGFYQGPKEAPLEAASACLGVYGKGAYPGYAGDLLDDATTGASYNANGLNGKKYLLPALFDPSTSACSTLV from the exons ATGGCTGCTTTTGCTTCCTCTTATCTTTTTCTACAACTAGTCCTGCTCATCTCCTTGTTCTATTTTGGCTCAGCAGCTAGGAGCCTTGCTGAGACCTTTGACCAAACCCAGCAGCCTATACTATTCCAATACCACAATGGCCCTCTTCTCACTGGTAAAATCTCCATCAATTTGATCTGGTACGGAAAATTCAAGCCTTTGCAGCGCTCAATTGTTTCTGATTTCATCACCTCCCTTTCCACTTCTTCTCAGTCTACAAACCAACCATCAGTTGCTACATGGTGGAAATCCATAGAAAAATACTACCACCACTCCAATGCCAAGAAAACCTCATCTCTTTACCTCTCATTGGGTAACCAAATCCTCGATGAGAGCTACTCTATGGGCAAGTCCCTATCTGTTGGAAAACACATCAAACAGTTGGCAGCCAAGGGTGACCAGAGTAATGCCATCAATGTTGTTTTAACCTCATCAGATGTTCTTATTGATGGATTTTGCTCTAGCAGATGTGGTACACACGGGTCTTCAAAGAGCTCTTTCATCAGTGGCAAGAGCTCCAAGTTTGCATACATCTGGGTCGGAAACTCAGAGACCCAATGCCCTGGTCAATGTGCTTGGCCATTCCATCAGCCAATTTACGGACCACAATCTCCACCTTTGGTTGCACCGAACAATGATGTGGGTTTGGACGGTATGATCATCAATCTGGCTAGCCTTTTGGCGGGGACTGTGACCAACCCTTTTGGAAATGGATTCTACCAGGGTCCCAAAGAG GCTCCACTAGAGGCTGCTTCGGCTTGTCTTGGTGTCTATGGGAAAGGAGCTTATCCTGGTTATGCAGGAGACCTCTTGGATGATGCTACAACTGGTGCTAGCTACAATGCCAATGGTTTGAATGGGAAGAAGTATTTGCTGCCTGCTTTGTTTGACCCTTCAACCTCAGCTTGTTCCACTCTAGTTTGA
- the LOC112175531 gene encoding LOW QUALITY PROTEIN: synaptonemal complex protein 1-like (The sequence of the model RefSeq protein was modified relative to this genomic sequence to represent the inferred CDS: substituted 1 base at 1 genomic stop codon): MQKLGFPSIRSLDQFKSLSKSVLGGTPKTFAYSSRPPESASSGSFANLKLTAEKLVKEQASVKTDLEMANTKLKKSMEHIRALEEKLQNAFNENAKFKVKQKEDEKLWKGLESKFSSTKTLCDQLTETLQLLAGQVQDAEKDKESFEGKLSASAVALDGLSQQMNDLSIKLESAEETIRNSEKELEERRLEKGETDKLYRNEQCRTANLIEEKDSMIKNFEETVAINRLATESLNTKLGEVHLEMKLKEDEIRRLITAQEKLEAEKHDLHLSNYDLVKRLDMSVLEIKNLEGFVHVLAAHLAELDKQSLNFLKKFDKLNSLYEACFQLVNQERDLSAKLAQRQYDQLHDRFLNLTSKKDAIQLVNQELNNKVMELQKIQESIMAQLLEESCTARERIQKLEFETEALVSKNIEAEKLVSELELQIDSLSESSRSSENKMQNLLLKISALXTENKDNTEKLQAEIQKKAEQIDGLLKEGETHEQHADLMDKQVSQLHSTLEEKEQLIVRYKEREMNLEEQITENRASLTAAETRLVEDKKQYDLMLESKQLELSRHLKDISQRNDQAINDIRKKYEVEKLEIVNTEKQKAENLVRDREIECEKKLEECKEESRQHLMRVQEEHAALVSSLQQEHDKKEQKLKYKHSEQLKQIQLQAENELREKLTSMRNEHEAQLRALRLQHEDEIKKLQEDLDLQKSKEEKQRALLQLQWKVMSDKPEEEQEVNSKKEYSISSKRNPVVRRRCQRSLRRPEHDEKDSPLVGATQTPVSTLLKKASENMNSPSVMNISKHHKKVIRDEYEVETGNGRTIKRKSRSTVMFEDPRKHKRTSTPKVKSPRSVVKGSKGEGQPRPSNIGDLFSEGSLNPYADDPYAFD, from the exons ATGCAGAAGCTAGGGTTTCCGAGCATCAGGAGCTTGGATCAGTTCAAGTCCCTCTCGAAATCGGTCTTAGGAGGAACTCCGAAGACCTTCGCCTACTCTTCGCGTCCGCCGGAGTCGGCCTCGTCGGGAAGCTTCGCTAACTTGAAGCTCACCGCAG AGAAATTAGTGAAAGAGCAAGCTTCTGTGAAAACAGATCTGGAAATGgcg AACACTAAGCTGAAAAAATCAATGGAGCACATCCGTGCATTAGAGGAAAAATTGCAGAACGCTTTCAATGAAAATGCTAAGTTTAAGGTGAAGCAGAAGGAAGATGAGAAGCTGTGGAAGGGATTAGAGTCTAAGTTTTCTTCAACTAAAACATTGTGTGATCAACTCACAGAAACTTTACAGCTCTTAGCTGGTCAAGTTCAGGATG CTGAGAAAGATAAAGAGTCCTTTGAAGGCAAACTCTCTGCGAGTGCAGTAGCTCTTGATGGTTTGAGCCAACAAATGAATGATCTGTCTATAAAGCTAGAGTCAGCAGAGGAAACTATAAGGAATA GTGAAAAGGAGCTGGAGGAACGCAGACTCGAGAAAGGGGAGACAGACAAACTTTACAGAAATGAACAGTGCAGAACTGCAAATCTTATAGAGGAAAAAG ATTCTATGATTAAGAACTTTGAAGAAACTGTAGCAATTAATAGGTTGGCTACAGAGAGTTTGAACACTAAATTGGGTGAGGTGCATCTTGAGATGAAGTTAAAAGAGGATGAAATCAGACGTTTGATAACTGCTCAGGAGAAGTTGGAAGCAGAAAAGCATGATCTCCATCTAAGCAACTATGACCTTGTTAAGAGATTAGATATGTCTGTCCTTGAGATAAAGAACCTTGAAGGTTTTGTTCATGTGTTGGCTGCACATTTGGCTGAATTGGATAAACAAAGtttaaactttctaaaaaaGTTCGATAAGCTAAACTCTCTCTATGAGGCGTGCTTCCAGTTAGTCAATCAGGAGAGAGATCTTTCTGCTAAGCTTGCTCAGAGACAGTATGATCAACTGCACGACAGGTTCCTGAACTTAACATCAAAAAAAGATGCTATACAATTAGTAAATCAGGAGTTGAACAATAAGGTCATGGAACTTCAGAAAATTCAGGAGTCTATTATGGCACAACTTTTGGAGGAAAGCTGCACAGCCAGAGAGAGGATACAGAAGTTGGAGTTTGAAACTGAAGCTCTGGTCTCAAAGAACATTGAAGCAGAGAAATTGGTGTCTGAATTAGAACTGCAAATTGATTCCCTGTCAGAAAGTTCAAGGTCATCTGAGAATAAAATG CAAAATCTGTTGCTGAAAATCTCAGCACTATAAACTGAGAATAAAGATAATACAGAGAAATTACAAGCAGAGATACAGAAGAAAGCGGAACAAATAGATGGTTTACTGAAGGAAGGTGAAACACATGAGCAGCATGCAGATTTGATGGATAAACAAGTCAGCCAGCTTCATAGCACACTAGAGGAAAAGGAGCAACTTATTGTGCGATATAAGGAACGAGAGATGAATCTGGAAGAACAGATCACAGAG AATCGTGCATCCCTGACTGCTGCTGAAACTAGACTTGTGGAAGATAAGAAGCAATATGACCTCATGCTTGAGAGTAAACAACTAGAACTGTCAAGGCACTTGAAAGACATATCACAGAGGAATGATCAG GCAATTAATGACATCCGGAAGAAGTATGAGGTGGAGAAGCTGGAGATAGTTAACACGGAAAAGCAAAAG GCAGAAAATCTTGTTCGAGACAGAGAGATAGAATGTGAGAAAAAACTTGAAGAATGCAAAGAAGAATCTAGGCAGCACTTGATGCGTGTTCAGGAGGAACATGCTGCGTTG GTCAGTAGTCTTCAGCAGGAACATGATAAAAAggaacaaaaattaaaatataaacaCAGTGAACAGCTAAAGCAGATCCAACTTCAAGCTGAAAATGAGTTGAGAGAG AAATTAACATCAATGAGGAATGAACATGAAGCCCAACTGAGAGCTTTGAGGCTTCAGCATGAAGATGAGATTAAGAAGCTTCAGGAGGACTTGGATCTTCAAAAGTCCAAA GAGGAGAAGCAGAGGGCATTACTGCAATTGCAGtggaaagttatgagcgataaGCCAGAGGAGGAGCAAGAAGTGAATTCGAAAAAG GAATACTCTATTTCGTCAAAGAGAAACCCTGTTGTGAGAAGGAGATGTCAGCGCTCTCTAAGAAGACCGGAGCATGATGAGAAG GATTCACCTCTAGTGGGAGCAACACAAACACCGGTGTCAACACTGTTGAAGAAAGCTTCAGAGAATATGAATTCACCAAGTGTAATGAATATTTCGAAGCACCATAAAAAG GTAATTCGGGACGAATATGAAGTTGAAACCGGTAATGGAAGAACTATTAAAAGGAAATCAAGAAGCACAGTCATGTTTGAG GATCCAAGAAAACATAAGAGGACAAGTACACCTAAAGTCAAAAGCCCCAGGAGTGTAGTCAAG GGATCTAAGGGAGAGGGTCAACCACGTCCTTCAAACATCGGTGACCTGTTTTCAGAAGGGTCTCTGAATCCATATGCTGATGATCCATATGCATTTGATTAA